A single genomic interval of Arthrobacter methylotrophus harbors:
- the nucS gene encoding endonuclease NucS translates to MRLVIARCSVDYVGRLKAHLPLATRLLLVKADGSVLVHSDGGSYKPLNWMSPPATLRVTTPEEAEVEEGVVEQWTVQSAKTDDRLIINIYEQLHDTAHDLGTDPGLIKDGVEADLQRLLAEQIETLGAGYSLIRREYFTAIGPVDILARDGDGGTVAVELKRRGDIDGVEQLTRYLELLNRDPLLAPVRGIFAAQQIKPQAKVLANDRGIDCITLDYDAMRGVDDSESRLF, encoded by the coding sequence GTGCGACTCGTCATAGCCCGCTGTTCCGTTGATTACGTTGGCCGACTCAAGGCCCACCTGCCGCTTGCCACCCGGCTCTTGCTCGTCAAAGCCGACGGTTCGGTGCTGGTCCATTCCGACGGCGGCTCCTACAAGCCGCTGAACTGGATGAGTCCGCCCGCCACCCTGCGCGTCACGACGCCGGAAGAGGCTGAAGTGGAAGAGGGCGTCGTGGAGCAGTGGACGGTTCAGTCCGCCAAGACCGATGACAGGCTCATCATCAACATCTACGAGCAACTCCACGACACTGCCCACGACCTTGGCACAGACCCCGGGCTCATCAAAGACGGCGTCGAGGCCGATCTTCAGCGGCTGCTTGCAGAACAGATCGAAACCCTCGGTGCCGGTTATTCGCTCATCCGCCGCGAATACTTCACTGCCATCGGTCCGGTGGACATTCTCGCCAGGGACGGCGACGGCGGAACGGTCGCCGTCGAACTGAAGCGGCGCGGCGACATAGACGGCGTCGAGCAGCTCACACGCTACCTTGAGCTCCTCAACCGCGATCCGCTCCTGGCACCCGTGCGGGGTATCTTCGCCGCCCAGCAGATCAAGCCGCAGGCGAAGGTCCTTGCCAACGACCGCGGAATCGACTGCATCACCTTGGACTATGACGCCATGCGCGGGGTAGACGACAGCGAGTCGCGCTTGTTCTAG
- a CDS encoding AI-2E family transporter, whose translation MASFVRRLRQPIPGAQPRVRFEMPPELEQDLAAEAEDESAGPKFGSPGPRMSAQHPLYVGFMGTAGVGIALLLYYIGTNTAQLLLWIVTALFIALGLDPVVRWLEMSKVPRPAGVAIAVGALVAGVAAFFSTLIPTIVEQVSQIVQQAPDWIRGFMNSDFFRSIDSQFGVRDKISQELDKFVKNPDAMGGIFGGVVGFGSTVANGVFGTLIVLVLSLYFLGALPAMKRWGYRLAPRSRRPRVEALSEEITRSVGNYVIGQVCVALLNALFAFIVMSILGIPFSILLAFVVALLAFIPLVGGMIAAVVVILVALTASWQTAVIYAVCYVAYLQFEAYFISPRIMQKAVAVPGAVAVISVIAGGSLLGILGALIAIPTAAAIMLLIKEVFIIRQDRH comes from the coding sequence ATGGCTTCCTTCGTCCGCCGCCTCCGCCAGCCCATTCCTGGCGCCCAACCGCGGGTCCGTTTCGAGATGCCTCCCGAGCTTGAGCAGGATCTGGCAGCCGAGGCCGAGGATGAATCCGCTGGTCCGAAGTTCGGTTCCCCCGGTCCAAGGATGTCCGCGCAGCATCCGCTGTATGTCGGCTTCATGGGTACGGCCGGCGTCGGCATAGCCCTTTTGCTGTACTACATCGGCACCAATACCGCCCAGCTCTTGTTGTGGATCGTGACCGCATTGTTCATTGCACTGGGCTTGGATCCCGTGGTCCGCTGGCTCGAAATGAGCAAGGTTCCCCGGCCCGCCGGAGTCGCCATCGCAGTCGGAGCCCTTGTTGCCGGAGTGGCAGCGTTTTTCAGCACGCTCATCCCGACCATCGTGGAACAGGTCTCGCAGATCGTGCAGCAGGCTCCGGACTGGATCCGGGGCTTCATGAACTCAGATTTCTTCCGCTCCATCGACAGCCAGTTTGGCGTCCGCGACAAGATCAGTCAGGAGCTGGACAAATTCGTCAAGAACCCTGACGCAATGGGCGGTATCTTCGGCGGCGTCGTCGGCTTCGGTTCCACTGTGGCCAACGGGGTGTTCGGGACGCTCATCGTCCTCGTCCTCAGCCTGTACTTCCTCGGTGCGCTGCCTGCCATGAAAAGGTGGGGCTATCGCTTGGCGCCCCGCTCCCGCAGGCCCCGCGTGGAAGCCCTGTCAGAGGAAATCACCCGCTCCGTTGGCAACTACGTGATCGGCCAGGTGTGCGTAGCTTTGCTGAACGCACTCTTTGCCTTCATCGTCATGAGCATCTTGGGCATTCCGTTCAGCATCCTTCTGGCCTTCGTGGTTGCGTTGCTTGCCTTCATTCCGCTGGTGGGGGGAATGATTGCCGCTGTGGTGGTCATTCTGGTCGCCCTGACCGCAAGCTGGCAGACCGCAGTGATCTATGCCGTCTGCTACGTCGCTTACCTGCAGTTCGAGGCCTACTTCATCTCTCCGCGCATTATGCAGAAGGCCGTTGCCGTCCCGGGTGCAGTGGCCGTAATTTCCGTGATCGCAGGCGGCAGCCTACTGGGCATTCTGGGGGCTTTGATCGCCATCCCGACGGCGGCGGCAATCATGCTCCTGATCAAGGAAGTCTTTATCATCCGCCAGGACCGCCACTAG
- a CDS encoding cold-shock protein, with protein MALGTVKWFNAEKGFGFITPDDAEGDVFVHYSEIQTGGFRTLDENQRVQFEIGQGAKGPQATGVTAV; from the coding sequence ATGGCACTGGGCACCGTTAAGTGGTTCAACGCTGAAAAGGGCTTCGGCTTCATCACCCCGGACGACGCAGAAGGCGACGTCTTTGTCCACTACTCCGAGATCCAGACCGGCGGATTCCGCACCCTCGACGAGAACCAGCGCGTTCAGTTCGAGATCGGTCAGGGCGCCAAGGGCCCGCAGGCCACCGGCGTCACTGCTGTCTAG
- a CDS encoding tetratricopeptide repeat protein has translation MSSPGSRPVSPAAASQLNLRGAVDLSALRRPAPAAPSGAPAGSGSNPGSQQPLRVDATEANFQDLVQLSAQIPILFLLWSNRSLEASTLLHSFEGVVEGYAGKVVLAAADVDAFPQLAQAFQVQAIPTAIAVLKGQPVPLFEGPASDQEIRSLIDELLKVAEANGVTGSIGAGVPAGEAPPLPPLHQAAFDAIEAGDYAAAARAYRQALAEKPADAEAKAGLAQVELMGRIESLSAAEAEAVRQQAAEEPDNLEVQLSVADLDISGGHVEDAFNRIIAFIGRNFGPERETARVRLLELFDVVGISDERVAKARQGLARVLF, from the coding sequence ATGAGTTCGCCAGGATCCCGTCCCGTCTCTCCAGCCGCTGCAAGCCAGCTCAACCTTCGCGGCGCCGTCGACCTCTCTGCTTTGCGGCGCCCGGCGCCCGCGGCACCGAGCGGCGCCCCGGCCGGCTCCGGGAGCAATCCCGGAAGCCAACAACCACTGCGCGTGGATGCCACCGAGGCAAATTTCCAGGACCTCGTCCAGCTGTCCGCGCAGATTCCCATCCTCTTCCTTTTGTGGTCCAACCGCTCCCTGGAGGCTTCGACCCTGCTGCATAGCTTCGAAGGCGTCGTTGAAGGCTACGCCGGCAAAGTAGTGCTGGCCGCCGCTGACGTTGACGCGTTCCCGCAGCTCGCCCAGGCATTCCAAGTCCAGGCCATCCCCACCGCCATCGCGGTCTTGAAGGGACAGCCGGTGCCGCTCTTCGAGGGCCCCGCTTCGGATCAGGAAATCCGCAGCCTCATCGATGAACTCCTGAAAGTGGCCGAAGCCAACGGCGTGACGGGAAGCATCGGCGCAGGGGTGCCGGCAGGGGAGGCTCCCCCTCTGCCGCCGCTGCACCAGGCGGCTTTCGATGCCATCGAAGCCGGGGACTACGCCGCTGCCGCGAGGGCTTACCGCCAGGCGCTTGCCGAGAAGCCGGCAGATGCCGAGGCGAAGGCCGGGCTGGCCCAAGTGGAATTGATGGGGCGCATTGAGTCCCTGAGCGCAGCCGAAGCAGAGGCCGTGCGACAGCAGGCGGCGGAAGAACCGGACAACCTCGAGGTGCAGCTCAGCGTCGCGGACCTGGACATTTCGGGTGGACACGTCGAGGATGCGTTCAACCGCATCATTGCTTTTATCGGCCGCAACTTCGGGCCGGAGCGCGAAACGGCGCGCGTACGCCTCCTGGAACTGTTCGACGTCGTCGGCATTTCGGACGAACGTGTTGCCAAAGCGCGGCAAGGTCTCGCGCGGGTTCTCTTCTGA
- a CDS encoding bifunctional lysylphosphatidylglycerol flippase/synthetase MprF, giving the protein MVAALARTLVRKVTTHIGAIPFTVIVLALYLLAPAIFDGDTGFTPEVLRHLTSVSGGGLRSGDWWSIWTSMFFANNPFDYVTSSLMLVVLLGSLERKLGWFRTAAGFLGGQFAAVTVFLLVVQLAAYADDGWLGRMMDARTSGLIPATLFVSMAASGLLPTLWRRRLRATVVSLVLLLVLYVGDPSAVMALTGALLGLGAGLCFQLDQRIQPSHRATRRETRNLLSLMVAIFGVGPLVAGAFRSPAGPLALLREMVLNPVPTLNQLQANCGGTVDISCLQLGRQGYPGPAGVALAVVPALLLVICAMGMRQGRRLALKIAIGVQLGVVALSFAYLVLFASIPHFPGRGRTVVLGSAVFHILTLALIPLVLAILLFLFRGNFVVESREPLRRKMSWLVGGTWLVLASAYTGAWLGTGGMAHDGGILGLIAELARQYLPLPIPTAFGRVFADRSAAESILFAWSGILFWLVALAAVWTLLLKRQHRPGGDDPARLAARELLRRGGESLSWMALWEPNKFWFTPGMDAGIAYQQHGNVALTLAGPFGDPEQVQTATEGFLDYCAHHALVPCLYSCTEELWPMLQSTGFRRIAVAQETRLSIRDLEFTGKAWQNVRTAKNRALKAGVEARWGRYSEFSQHIRSQLGEVSEEWAARKKVPEMGFTLGSLDELMDDEVLCCVAVDAKGFVYGVTSWLPVFRAGRVTSWTLDFMRRRGDAFPGLMEFMIASAVQELRQGVEVISLSGSPLAGDTAEFSGGEADMEGILDLVGRTLEPVYGFRSLARFKSRFQPEYRTLYMYYQDSLAIPAIGAALSRAYLPGLSVRQTARLLRTLVA; this is encoded by the coding sequence ATGGTGGCAGCGCTTGCCCGGACCTTGGTTCGAAAAGTAACCACCCATATTGGTGCGATCCCCTTCACGGTGATAGTACTCGCGCTGTACCTTCTCGCTCCCGCGATTTTCGACGGCGATACCGGATTCACACCCGAGGTGTTGAGGCACCTCACGAGCGTCAGCGGTGGCGGATTGAGATCGGGGGATTGGTGGTCTATCTGGACTTCGATGTTCTTTGCCAACAACCCTTTCGACTACGTGACGAGCTCGTTGATGCTTGTTGTGCTACTGGGCTCCTTAGAGCGCAAGCTCGGATGGTTCCGCACGGCAGCAGGCTTCCTTGGCGGCCAATTCGCCGCGGTCACCGTTTTTCTGTTGGTGGTTCAGCTCGCTGCCTACGCTGACGACGGTTGGTTGGGACGGATGATGGACGCCAGGACTTCGGGACTCATTCCGGCAACCCTCTTCGTCTCGATGGCGGCCAGCGGCCTCCTGCCGACTCTTTGGCGTCGGCGCTTGAGGGCGACGGTTGTATCTTTGGTGCTCCTCCTGGTTCTCTACGTCGGAGATCCTTCTGCTGTCATGGCCCTGACAGGTGCGCTGCTGGGCTTGGGGGCCGGGCTGTGCTTCCAACTCGACCAGCGGATTCAACCAAGCCACCGTGCCACGAGACGTGAGACGCGAAACTTGTTGTCACTCATGGTGGCGATTTTCGGCGTCGGGCCCTTGGTCGCTGGCGCTTTCCGGAGCCCGGCGGGGCCGTTGGCCTTGCTCCGAGAGATGGTCTTGAATCCAGTTCCGACACTTAACCAGCTGCAGGCGAACTGTGGCGGGACCGTGGATATCAGTTGCTTGCAACTTGGACGGCAGGGCTATCCCGGGCCAGCCGGCGTAGCCCTCGCCGTCGTACCCGCGTTGCTTCTCGTGATTTGTGCGATGGGCATGCGCCAAGGACGCCGCTTGGCCCTGAAGATCGCCATCGGCGTGCAACTCGGCGTCGTGGCATTGTCGTTCGCCTATCTGGTTTTGTTTGCCAGCATTCCGCACTTTCCAGGACGCGGCCGCACCGTTGTCCTTGGCTCCGCGGTGTTCCATATCCTGACCCTCGCGCTGATCCCCTTGGTCCTGGCCATTCTGCTTTTCCTGTTCAGGGGCAACTTTGTGGTGGAGTCGAGGGAACCGCTTCGTAGGAAGATGTCGTGGTTGGTTGGCGGAACATGGCTGGTATTGGCGAGCGCGTACACCGGGGCGTGGCTCGGCACGGGCGGTATGGCGCACGACGGCGGCATCCTGGGACTCATTGCCGAACTCGCCCGGCAATATCTTCCCTTGCCGATCCCCACGGCTTTCGGGCGGGTGTTCGCGGACCGCAGCGCAGCTGAATCAATATTGTTCGCATGGTCGGGGATCCTCTTCTGGCTGGTGGCCCTTGCCGCGGTGTGGACGCTGCTTCTCAAACGGCAACACCGTCCTGGGGGAGACGATCCGGCCCGGTTGGCGGCCAGGGAATTGCTCAGGCGAGGCGGCGAGTCCCTGTCCTGGATGGCGTTATGGGAGCCGAACAAGTTCTGGTTCACCCCCGGAATGGACGCCGGCATTGCCTATCAACAGCACGGCAACGTCGCGCTGACCCTCGCGGGTCCGTTTGGCGATCCGGAACAAGTCCAGACCGCGACCGAGGGGTTTCTTGACTACTGCGCGCACCACGCGTTGGTGCCGTGCCTCTACTCCTGCACCGAGGAATTGTGGCCGATGCTGCAGTCCACGGGATTTCGGCGCATCGCCGTGGCCCAGGAAACCCGGCTCTCCATCCGCGACCTCGAATTCACGGGCAAGGCGTGGCAAAACGTCCGCACCGCAAAGAACCGGGCGCTCAAGGCCGGCGTTGAAGCCCGGTGGGGGCGCTACTCGGAATTCTCGCAACACATACGTTCCCAACTCGGGGAGGTGTCCGAAGAATGGGCTGCCAGGAAGAAAGTGCCTGAAATGGGCTTTACCCTGGGTTCCTTGGACGAGCTGATGGACGACGAAGTGCTGTGTTGCGTAGCCGTTGACGCCAAAGGGTTTGTCTACGGGGTTACCAGTTGGCTGCCCGTTTTCCGGGCGGGCCGGGTGACCAGCTGGACATTGGACTTCATGCGCCGGCGCGGCGATGCCTTTCCGGGCCTCATGGAATTCATGATTGCATCGGCGGTGCAGGAGTTGCGCCAGGGCGTGGAAGTCATTTCCTTGTCGGGCTCACCTTTGGCGGGGGACACGGCGGAATTCTCCGGCGGGGAAGCCGATATGGAGGGCATTCTCGATCTCGTGGGCAGGACTTTGGAACCTGTTTACGGATTCCGCTCGCTGGCGCGCTTCAAATCGAGGTTCCAGCCGGAGTACAGGACCTTGTATATGTACTACCAAGACAGCTTGGCGATTCCGGCGATCGGCGCGGCACTCAGCAGGGCATATTTGCCAGGACTGTCCGTTCGGCAAACTGCCAGGCTTCTCCGCACGCTCGTCGCCTGA
- the nagA gene encoding N-acetylglucosamine-6-phosphate deacetylase yields MTVPDRPLSSSAPVRHLITGTIVSDGSVIEDGLVAVEDDRIAFAGPAAEFHEAAFEGFEETPRTEFPAERYILPGFVDLHCHGGNGGDFPSADESSARKAIDFLHRSGTTTLLASMVTASRDDLLRGIELYVRLADEGLITGIHLEGPFLSHARCGAQNPAYLLEPDLDLMNELVEAAAGKLATMTYAPELPGAAALVDLMTFHGVTPSLGHTDCDDATAAASLTAAREGLEFAGFDGVSSLPTVTHLFNGMPPMHHRAPGPVAACLRSAQEGKAVVELIADGTHLDPSTVATVFQLVGAANVVLVTDSMAAAGLSDGNYMLGPSPVTVTDGVATLDATGSIAGGTATMLDVVRRTVAAGVGLADAVSSATTVPAAVLGLSDELGGLRRGLRADLVVVDKELQLAGVLRNGDWLA; encoded by the coding sequence ATGACTGTACCAGACCGGCCTCTATCTTCTTCTGCGCCTGTGCGCCACCTGATTACCGGAACCATCGTCAGCGACGGTTCGGTGATCGAAGATGGCCTGGTGGCGGTGGAGGACGACCGTATTGCCTTCGCCGGGCCGGCTGCCGAATTCCACGAAGCAGCCTTCGAGGGTTTCGAGGAAACTCCCCGGACCGAATTCCCAGCGGAACGGTACATCCTTCCCGGATTCGTGGACCTGCACTGCCATGGCGGCAACGGCGGCGACTTCCCGAGTGCCGATGAATCCTCCGCACGCAAAGCCATCGATTTCCTGCACCGCTCCGGAACCACCACCTTGCTCGCCAGCATGGTCACCGCATCCCGGGATGACCTCCTCCGCGGCATCGAGCTTTACGTACGCCTGGCCGACGAAGGACTCATCACGGGAATTCATCTGGAGGGGCCTTTCCTTTCGCATGCCCGTTGTGGAGCGCAGAATCCCGCCTACCTGCTTGAGCCGGACCTGGATCTCATGAACGAGCTGGTCGAAGCCGCTGCCGGCAAGCTCGCCACGATGACCTACGCTCCGGAGCTTCCGGGCGCGGCGGCGCTGGTGGATCTGATGACGTTCCACGGCGTCACGCCGTCTCTCGGCCATACGGATTGCGACGACGCAACGGCAGCCGCCTCGCTCACCGCAGCGCGGGAGGGCTTGGAATTCGCTGGTTTCGACGGCGTCAGCTCATTGCCGACTGTGACACATTTGTTCAACGGCATGCCTCCGATGCACCATCGCGCCCCCGGCCCTGTAGCAGCCTGCCTGCGCTCGGCCCAGGAAGGCAAAGCCGTGGTGGAACTGATTGCGGACGGCACCCACCTCGACCCAAGCACCGTGGCAACCGTGTTTCAGCTGGTGGGCGCCGCGAACGTCGTCCTCGTGACCGATTCGATGGCAGCGGCCGGGCTTTCCGATGGAAACTACATGTTAGGCCCTTCCCCGGTGACTGTGACGGACGGGGTGGCCACCTTGGATGCCACAGGTTCCATCGCTGGCGGTACCGCCACGATGCTCGACGTCGTCCGGCGCACCGTTGCCGCCGGCGTCGGGCTCGCCGATGCCGTTTCCTCAGCGACGACGGTTCCGGCCGCGGTTTTGGGACTCTCGGACGAACTGGGCGGACTGCGCAGGGGCCTGCGGGCAGATCTCGTGGTCGTGGACAAGGAACTACAACTCGCCGGGGTATTGCGCAATGGAGATTGGCTGGCCTAA
- a CDS encoding NADH:flavin oxidoreductase/NADH oxidase — protein MAQPALFSPLRLRSLTVAHRGWVSPMCQYSCSPDGGGGVPNDWHLVHLGAFATGGAALILTEAAAVSPEGRISPRDAGLYSDEQAAGWERTVDFVHRNSAVGGKIGAQLAHAGRKASTYWPFAEESGSVAESDGGWVTRGPGAEPFAGLAAPVAMTEADIQAVISDFAAAASRAVDAGFDTVEIHGAHGYLLHEFQSPLINKRKDAWGGSETGRNRLTLAVIDAVRAVIPDSMPLLLRISASDWAEGGVDIDASVRLARSASEHGVDLVDVSSGGAVAHQQIKAGPGYQTGFSAQIRREANVPTGAVGFLTASGQAEHTVATGQADGVFMARAALRDPHWWLRAAFELGYPLEWAPQYQRAVPRHSF, from the coding sequence ATGGCGCAGCCTGCTCTGTTCAGCCCGCTTCGGTTGCGCTCGCTGACCGTAGCGCATCGCGGCTGGGTTTCGCCGATGTGCCAGTACAGTTGTTCGCCCGACGGCGGGGGAGGCGTGCCCAACGATTGGCACTTGGTGCATCTTGGGGCGTTTGCCACAGGTGGTGCGGCACTCATCCTCACCGAGGCGGCGGCCGTCAGTCCCGAGGGCAGGATCAGCCCCCGGGATGCCGGCCTGTATTCGGATGAGCAGGCTGCTGGGTGGGAGCGGACGGTCGACTTCGTCCACCGCAATAGCGCTGTCGGCGGCAAGATCGGCGCCCAACTGGCGCACGCAGGCCGCAAGGCTTCCACCTACTGGCCCTTCGCTGAAGAGAGCGGATCCGTCGCGGAGTCCGACGGCGGTTGGGTGACTCGGGGTCCGGGTGCCGAGCCTTTTGCCGGGCTCGCCGCTCCTGTTGCCATGACGGAGGCCGATATTCAGGCCGTTATCTCCGACTTCGCGGCGGCAGCATCGCGGGCCGTGGACGCGGGCTTCGACACGGTCGAGATTCACGGCGCGCATGGCTACTTGCTGCACGAGTTCCAGAGCCCGCTCATCAACAAGCGCAAGGATGCCTGGGGAGGCAGCGAGACGGGCCGGAACCGCTTGACGCTAGCGGTCATCGACGCCGTTCGTGCCGTCATCCCGGATTCGATGCCGTTACTGCTCCGGATCTCCGCGAGCGACTGGGCCGAGGGCGGCGTGGACATTGACGCCTCAGTGCGCCTCGCGCGATCGGCGTCTGAGCACGGTGTTGACTTGGTGGACGTCTCCAGCGGGGGAGCTGTGGCCCACCAGCAGATCAAGGCCGGTCCCGGCTATCAGACAGGATTCTCCGCGCAGATCCGGCGCGAGGCCAACGTCCCTACCGGGGCTGTTGGATTCCTGACCGCCTCGGGACAAGCTGAACACACAGTGGCTACCGGCCAAGCCGACGGCGTGTTCATGGCACGTGCGGCCCTCCGTGATCCGCACTGGTGGCTTCGTGCCGCCTTTGAGCTCGGCTACCCCCTGGAGTGGGCGCCACAGTATCAGCGTGCAGTGCCACGGCATAGCTTCTGA
- a CDS encoding ABC transporter ATP-binding protein produces MNVQFPDTSPAFPVPALALRGLAKRFGGKIAVDGISLDVPAGSFYGVVGPNGAGKTTTLSMATGLLRPDFGTALIHGVDVWAKPLEAKRLMGILPDGVRLFDRLTGEQLVTYAGLLRGMDREVVAHRVGELMAALDLGADAGTLVVDYSAGMTKKIALASALIHAPRLLVLDEPFESVDPVSAANIRGILDNYVASGGTVIVSSHVMDLVQRMCSHVAVVAAGRVLAAGTVDEVRNGATLEERFVQLVGGGNRTEGLEWLRTF; encoded by the coding sequence ATGAATGTCCAGTTTCCCGATACCTCTCCCGCTTTCCCGGTGCCGGCCTTGGCTCTGCGCGGTCTGGCGAAACGCTTCGGGGGCAAGATCGCCGTTGACGGGATCAGCCTGGACGTGCCTGCCGGTTCCTTCTACGGGGTGGTCGGCCCGAACGGGGCGGGGAAGACCACCACGTTGTCCATGGCCACAGGACTCCTCCGGCCCGATTTCGGAACGGCCCTCATCCATGGGGTGGACGTGTGGGCGAAACCGTTGGAAGCCAAGCGGCTGATGGGGATACTGCCCGACGGCGTTCGCCTCTTTGACCGGTTGACTGGTGAACAGCTGGTCACTTATGCCGGGCTGCTCCGCGGGATGGACCGGGAAGTCGTGGCCCACCGGGTGGGAGAACTCATGGCGGCCCTGGACCTGGGCGCCGATGCAGGTACCCTCGTGGTGGACTACTCGGCCGGCATGACAAAGAAGATCGCGCTGGCCTCGGCGCTCATCCACGCACCAAGGCTGCTGGTGCTGGACGAACCCTTTGAGTCCGTGGATCCCGTATCCGCGGCCAACATCCGGGGGATCCTGGACAATTATGTGGCCTCGGGAGGGACGGTGATCGTCTCGAGCCATGTCATGGACCTTGTGCAGCGCATGTGCTCGCACGTGGCCGTTGTTGCTGCCGGCAGGGTGCTGGCCGCCGGAACCGTGGACGAGGTCCGCAACGGGGCTACGCTCGAGGAACGGTTTGTGCAGTTGGTCGGCGGCGGGAACAGGACGGAAGGGCTGGAATGGTTGCGCACCTTCTGA
- a CDS encoding alpha/beta hydrolase, which yields MSFDPASLVFSQPESPTDIRASTVLPARRENVEFLTEDGKLLVGELASPESGEISATLITLHPLPTHGGFMDSHVYRKASYRLPALAGVAVLRFNTRGTHSPRGTSQGHFEEGIGERYDVEAAVRFAAERGLPNRWLVGWSFGTELALMYGAVEPIASRVEGAVLLSPPLHRATDVHLKEWAASGKPLTVLVPEHDDYLQPAEATERFGLVPQARVLGIDGAKHLWVGEKYAARVLDEIVDDVTETGAGPDGLPRRWAGPVATV from the coding sequence ATGAGTTTCGATCCTGCCTCCCTCGTTTTCAGTCAGCCGGAGTCTCCCACGGACATTCGCGCATCCACGGTTTTGCCGGCGCGCCGAGAGAACGTGGAGTTCCTCACTGAGGACGGCAAGCTGTTGGTGGGAGAGCTTGCATCGCCGGAATCCGGCGAAATCTCAGCAACCCTCATTACCTTGCATCCCTTGCCCACGCACGGTGGGTTCATGGATTCGCACGTCTATCGGAAGGCGTCCTATCGCCTTCCGGCACTGGCCGGCGTCGCGGTTTTGCGGTTCAACACGCGCGGGACGCACTCGCCGCGAGGTACTAGCCAGGGGCACTTCGAAGAAGGCATCGGTGAACGGTACGACGTCGAGGCCGCCGTTCGCTTCGCAGCCGAACGCGGGCTCCCGAACCGCTGGTTGGTGGGCTGGTCCTTTGGCACGGAGCTCGCCTTGATGTACGGGGCGGTTGAACCGATAGCGTCCCGAGTGGAGGGCGCTGTCCTGCTGTCTCCGCCCTTGCACCGGGCTACGGACGTGCATTTGAAGGAATGGGCTGCCTCAGGAAAGCCGTTGACGGTCCTGGTTCCGGAACACGACGATTATCTCCAGCCCGCTGAGGCCACCGAGCGTTTCGGCCTGGTGCCGCAGGCGCGCGTCCTGGGGATCGACGGCGCCAAGCACCTGTGGGTCGGGGAGAAGTATGCCGCCCGCGTCTTGGACGAGATCGTTGACGACGTCACGGAAACCGGTGCGGGACCCGATGGCCTGCCGCGCCGCTGGGCAGGCCCAGTGGCCACGGTCTGA